A portion of the Sabethes cyaneus chromosome 3, idSabCyanKW18_F2, whole genome shotgun sequence genome contains these proteins:
- the LOC128743857 gene encoding skin secretory protein xP2-like yields the protein MKILVSLGIATLLVLSVAAEDKKAAEEAKPVEQAEKKQDKRGLFDHDFGGHDFHEYEGHHEHIDLHPHHEKTLTVVKKVPVPYPVEKQIPYPVEKHIPYPVKVGVPKPYPVYKTVHYPVKEVVKVPVHVPAPYPVEKHVPYPVHVPVDRPVPVKVYVPAPYPVEKKIPVPVKVPVPAPYPVEKKVLVPVKVPVHVEKPYPVEKVVHYPVHVPVDRPVPVHVHKPVPVPVEKPVPYPVIKKVPYPVHVPVDRPVPVHVEKPVPVPVKVPVPAPYPVEKHIPYPVYKNVPYPVKVPYDRPVPYTVEKHVPVEIEKHVPYPVKVPVHVPVHHHEEHHEEIHQLDEHDFHHEHHEHHE from the exons ATGAAGATATTG GTGTCATTAGGTATAGCCACGCTGCTGGTATTAAGTGTAGCGGCCGAGGACAAGAAGGCTGCCGAGGAAGCCAAGCCAGTCGAGCAGGCGGAAAAGAAACAGGATAAGCGTGGACTTTTTGATCATGATTTTGGTGGACATGATTTCCATGAGTACGAGGGACACCATGAGCACATTGATCTGCATCCACATCACGAGAAGACGTTGACTGTTGTTAAGAAAGTCCCAGTTCCATACCCAGTTGAAAAACAAATCCCATACCCAGTTGAGAAGCACATTCCTTATCCAGTTAAGGTTGGAGTACCGAAGCCTTATCCAGTGTACAAAACCGTGCACTACCCAGTCAAGGAAGTCGTCAAAGTACCCGTCCATGTCCCAGCTCCATACCCAGTTGAGAAGCACGTCCCATACCCAGTCCATGTCCCAGTCGATCGGCCAGTCCCAGTCAAAGTGTACGTGCCAGCTCCCTACCCAGTGGAAAAGAAGATTCCAGTTCCAGTAAAGGTCCCAGTCCCAGCCCCATACCCAGTTGAAAAGAAGGTTCTGGTGCCTGTCAAGGTTCCAGTTCATGTAGAAAAGCCATACCCAGTTGAGAAGGTTGTCCACTACCCAGTCCATGTGCCAGTTGACCGTCCAGTTCCAGTCCATGTGCACAAACCAGTACCAGTCCCGGTTGAGAAACCCGTCCCATACCCAGTAATCAAGAAGGTCCCATACCCAGTCCATGTACCAGTCGATCGTCCAGTTCCGGTCCATGTTGAGAAACCAGTGCCAGTCCCAGTCAAGGTGCCAGTGCCAGCTCCTTATCCAGTGGAGAAGCACATCCCATACCCAGTGTACAAGAACGTCCCCTACCCAGTCAAGGTCCCATATGACCGCCCAGTCCCCTACACTGTCGAAAAGCACGTCCCAGTGGAAATCGAGAAACATGTCCCCTATCCAGTCAAGGTCCCAGTGCATGTTCCAGTCCACCACCACGAAGAACATCACGAAGAAATCCACCAGCTCGACGAGCATGACTTCCACCATGAACATCATGAACACCATGAATAA